A genomic stretch from Mya arenaria isolate MELC-2E11 chromosome 10, ASM2691426v1 includes:
- the LOC128206006 gene encoding uncharacterized protein LOC128206006, giving the protein MIELQKQMQDLLHVQMQQQRDLMVRQEKRDSQQKNCVKLPKLDLCPFNGDKLKWTQFWDAFECTVHDNKNLSKIEKFNYLQTKIVGEAKRAIAGLALSNENYTVAIDILKQRFGNPQEAVDLHYKKLMNMPAPNGKVDSLRAYLDTVEKHLRSLEVLHEDIEQHVFVSMIRSKLSGDVLRQIEFKKGSKVKWTVHGLIDALREYILACEHADDKDKLEKASDNTRVGAHKFQKPQERPQYSTYQSHRSERPFHKPLTSAETLYANVKGKSAGNFQIKCRYCNDRHWSDECLRYKGIEDRKKKLHGSCFKCLKEGHTARECKTKKLCVHCGEMDHHHRSLCPKKFGGKTTNVHLSEEIREDPSHNSATKGHVLISSDEMVLMQTAKASVGNRDTSVHETTRLLFDSGSQRTYITERLANKLGLKPTAEQELKLVTFGSEHTKVIKTKSVNIDITLMDGSCMKLTANVVPTISGTIQRNPLTKVLSKQMEHLINSVDLSDTIPRAQETTTIDVLIGNDYYLDIVLPQRIEIEPGLYLLSSKLGWILTGRLSEVESGTDTLSMFVLTHGTDITKQITFSSLDASIPTKPDLEDFWNIESIGIIDNVDKSDDDIAMRKFQDTVRFDDGRYQVTWPWREEDFELPSNRQLALGRLRSTVARMCKRPELFKKYNTVIEDQLEKGVIEKVNFGDQDGVVHYIPHHAVITPQKTTTKLRVVYDASSKTRKENHSLNECLYRGPVILQQLCGMLIRFRMHRIAITADIEKAFLQIGLQLDQRDVTRFLWLKNCETPTVDKDNIQEFRFRRVPFGVISSPFLLGATVQTHMDKYSTSFAQQVKDNIYVDNLITGTNTDGEAICFLQRSEINIQRSINELTRVDD; this is encoded by the coding sequence ATGATAGAGttgcaaaaacaaatgcaagATTTGCTACATGTTCAAATGCAGCAACAAAGAGATTTAATGGTGCGTCAAGAAAAAAGAGACAGTCAACaaaaaaattgtgtaaaacTACCAAAGTTGGATTTGTGCCCATTTAACGGTGATAAATTAAAGTGGACACAATTTTGGGATGCGTTTGAATGCACAGTTCATGACAACAAAAATTTGtcgaaaattgaaaaattcAATTATCTTCAAACAAAGATTGTTGGTGAAGCTAAACGAGCAATTGCCGGATTGGCATTGTCAAACGAGAACTACACTGTGGCAATTGATATATTGAAGCAGAGGTTTGGAAATCCACAGGAGGCTGTGGATTTGCATTACAAAAAGCTGATGAATATGCCAGCACCAAATGGGAAAGTGGATAGTTTACGCGCATACCTAGATACAGTAGAGAAACATTTACGTAGTTTGGAGGTATTGCATGAAGATATTGAACAACATGTGTTCGTTTCAATGATTCGTTCCAAGCTGTCTGGGGATGTGTTAAGACAAATTGAGTTTAAAAAAGGATCAAAGGTAAAATGGACGGTGCATGGGCTAATAGACGCTTTGCGTGAATACATATTAGCCTGTGAACACGCCGACGACAAAGATAAATTGGAGAAAGCTTCAGATAATACTAGGGTGGGAGCACATAAGTTCCAGAAGCCCCAAGAGAGGCCACAGTATTCAACATACCAGTCCCACAGAAGTGAACGACCTTTCCATAAGCCATTAACCTCTGCTGAAACATTATATGCTAATGTGAAAGGTAAATCAGCAGGGAATTTCCAGATTAAATGCAGGTATTGCAATGACCGTCACTGGAGTGATGAATGTTTGAGGTACAAAGGGATTGAAGATCGGAAGAAAAAACTGCATGGGTCATGCTTTAAATGTCTTAAAGAAGGACATACAGCCAGGGAATGTAAGACGAAAAAATTGTGTGTTCATTGTGGTGAAATGGATCATCACCACAGAAGTTTGTGCCCAAAGAAATTCGGAGGGAAAACCACAAATGTGCATCTTTCAGAGGAGATAAGGGAAGACCCATCTCACAATAGTGCTACAAAGGGTCATGTGTTAATATCGTCCGATGAAATGGTGCTCATGCAAACCGCCAAGGCGAGTGTAGGCAATAGAGACACATCAGTTCATGAAACAACTCGATTGTTGTTTGATTCGGGATCACAAAGGACGTATATCACGGAACGACTAGCTAACAAACTAGGTTTAAAACCTACAGCCGAACAGGAACTGAAGCTTGTTACGTTCGGAAGTGAACATACAAAGGTAATAAAGACAAAATCAGTGAACATTGACATTACCTTAATGGACGGATCCTGTATGAAGTTGACAGCAAATGTAGTGCCTACAATAAGTGGAACAATTCAGAGGAACCCATTGACGAAGGTGCTTTCAAAACAAATGGAACATTTGATTAATAGTGTAGACCTATCAGATACTATTCCAAGAGCTCAGGAAACCACAACAATTGATGTCTTGATTGGGAATGACTATTACTTAGATATTGTGTTACCCCAACGAATAGAGATTGAACCCGGACTGTATTTGTTATCTTCAAAACTTGGATGGATTTTAACAGGCCGTTTGAGTGAAGTTGAAAGTGGAACTGATACACTGAGCATGTTTGTGTTGACGCATGGTACAGACAtcacaaaacaaattacattttcAAGCTTAGATGCTTCAATTCCTACTAAGCCAGATTTGGAAGATTTCTGGAACATCGAGTCGATTGGCATAATTGACAATGTGGACAAGTCCGATGATGACATCGCCATGCGAAAATTCCAGGACACCGTTAGATTTGACGATGGTCGCTATCAAGTTACATGGCCATGGCGTGAAGAAGATTTCGAACTGCCATCTAACCGACAACTTGCTCTTGGTCGTCTGAGGTCCACAGTGGCGAGAATGTGTAAAAGACCAGAGCTTTTCAAAAAGTACAACACAGTGATTGAGGATCAGTTGGAAAAGGGTGTTATTGAAAAGGTGAACTTTGGAGACCAGGATGGCGTGGTTCACTATATTCCCCACCACGCGGTTATTACACCACAAAAAACGACCACCAAATTACGAGTAGTGTACGACGCGTCCTCGAAGACACGAAAGGAGAACCACAGTCTTAATGAATGTTTGTATCGTGGTCCAGTGATTTTGCAACAGTTGTGCGGGATGCTTATACGATTCCGTATGCACAGGATAGCAATTACTGCTGATATAGAGAAGGCCTTCCTTCAAATAGGATTACAATTAGACCAACGAGATGTTACCAGATTTCTCTGGTTGAAGAACTGTGAAACACCGACGGTGGACAAGGATAACATTCAAGAGTTTCGTTTTCGTCGAGTCCCGTTTGGTGTTATTTCAAGCCCATTTCTTTTAGGCGCAACGGTGCAAACACATATGGACAAATACAGTACAAGTTTTGCGCAACAAGTGAAAGATAACATCTACGTAGACAATTTGATAACTGGAACTAACACTGATGGTGAAGCAATATGTTTTTTACAAAGAAGTGAAATCAATATTCAAAGAAGCATCAATGAACTTACGAGAGTGGATGACTAA